From Actinopolyspora lacussalsi, a single genomic window includes:
- a CDS encoding DNA polymerase-1 (product_source=KO:K02335; cath_funfam=1.10.150.20,1.20.1060.10,3.30.420.10,3.40.50.1010; cog=COG0258,COG0749; ko=KO:K02335; pfam=PF00476,PF01367,PF02739; smart=SM00474,SM00475,SM00482; superfamily=47807,53098,56672,88723; tigrfam=TIGR00593): MASEHRRLLLIDGHSMAYRAFYALPKENFQTGTGQHTNAVYGFTSMLINLLRDEQPTHLGVAFDVSRQTFRSETFPDYKANRGSTPEEFRGQVSLIQEVLGALNIPVLSRENYEADDVIATLTGQAVESGFGVSICTGDRDVLQLVNRDVTVLYPSKGVSEMTRFTPEAVEEKYGLTPVQYPDFAALRGDPSDNLPKIDGVGEKTVTKWIQQFGSLSDLVDRADEVKGKAGEKLRDNIAQVLLNRQLTQLVDDVALDSGPEDLRMGQWDRDAVHRVFDDLEFRVLRDRLFATLSTEEPEVVEGFEVAGGIVEPGTLRTWLERHAWDGSRVGLACSGSSSRNGGDLAGIAVASAAGQGAYVDVTAMTSDDDAAFAEWLADSAVPKAAHDVKGALHAIRDRGWSLGGLNSDTALAAYLVRPGQRSFDLPDLVVRYLQRDLTVDQGDGSGQLSLLEDEEQVRENAAAAELTRAKAVLELADALDQQLRAIENHGLLTDLELPLLLVLADLETAGIAVDQDRLTELGSRFSARVKQAAEDAYAVIGKEINLGSPKQLQTVLFDELGMPKTKRTKTGYTTDAEALQGLYEKTEHPFLRYLLEHRDATKLKTTVEGLDKAVASDGRIHTTLNQMIASTGRLSSTEPNLQNIPVRTEEGRRIREVFVVGRDYETLLTADYSQIEMRIMAHLSGDEGLIEAFRTGEDLHNYVAAQAFGVPIDEVDQELRRRVKAMSYGLAYGLSAYGLAQQLQISNEESKQQMEAYFARFGRVREYLHEIVERARKEGYTATILGRRRYLPDLTSDNRQRREMAERMALNAPIQGSAADIIKVAMLGVHRALAAEGLASRMLLQVHDELIIEVAEGETEAVRRVVREQMTSAAELDVPLEVSVGTGVSWDAAAH, translated from the coding sequence CTCGATGCTGATCAACCTGCTACGGGACGAGCAGCCCACACACCTCGGGGTGGCCTTCGACGTGTCGCGGCAAACCTTCCGGTCCGAGACCTTTCCGGACTACAAGGCCAACCGCGGTTCGACGCCGGAAGAGTTCCGCGGCCAGGTGAGTCTGATCCAAGAAGTGCTCGGTGCGCTGAACATACCGGTCCTGAGCAGGGAGAACTACGAGGCCGACGACGTTATCGCGACCCTGACCGGACAGGCTGTGGAATCCGGCTTCGGGGTCAGTATCTGTACCGGTGACCGGGACGTGCTGCAGCTGGTCAACCGGGACGTTACCGTGCTCTATCCCAGCAAGGGTGTCTCCGAGATGACCCGTTTCACGCCCGAGGCGGTCGAGGAGAAGTACGGGCTCACCCCGGTGCAGTACCCCGATTTCGCCGCGTTGCGCGGCGATCCGTCCGACAACCTTCCCAAGATCGACGGTGTGGGCGAGAAGACGGTCACCAAGTGGATACAGCAGTTCGGCTCGCTGTCCGACCTCGTCGACAGGGCCGACGAGGTCAAGGGCAAGGCCGGGGAGAAGCTGCGGGACAACATCGCTCAGGTGCTGCTCAACCGGCAGCTGACTCAGCTGGTCGACGATGTCGCGCTCGATTCCGGGCCCGAGGACCTGCGAATGGGGCAGTGGGACCGCGACGCGGTGCACCGGGTGTTCGACGATCTGGAGTTCCGGGTACTGCGTGACCGACTGTTCGCCACGCTGTCGACCGAGGAGCCGGAGGTCGTCGAGGGTTTCGAGGTGGCCGGCGGGATCGTCGAGCCCGGTACGCTGCGCACCTGGCTGGAGCGTCACGCGTGGGACGGTTCGCGCGTGGGCCTGGCCTGTTCCGGGAGTTCGTCCCGCAACGGCGGTGATCTCGCCGGAATCGCCGTGGCCAGCGCTGCCGGGCAGGGAGCCTACGTCGACGTCACCGCGATGACCTCGGACGACGACGCGGCTTTCGCGGAGTGGCTGGCCGATTCGGCCGTCCCCAAGGCCGCGCACGACGTGAAGGGGGCGCTGCACGCGATCCGCGACCGCGGCTGGTCGCTCGGTGGGCTCAACAGTGACACGGCACTGGCCGCCTACCTGGTCCGTCCGGGACAGCGTTCCTTCGACCTTCCCGACCTCGTGGTCCGCTACCTGCAGCGCGATCTCACCGTCGACCAGGGCGACGGCAGTGGTCAGCTCTCGCTGCTGGAGGACGAAGAGCAGGTCAGGGAGAACGCGGCGGCAGCGGAACTGACCCGGGCGAAGGCGGTCCTGGAACTGGCCGACGCGCTGGACCAGCAGCTGCGTGCGATCGAGAACCACGGGCTGCTCACCGATCTGGAACTGCCGCTGCTGCTGGTGCTGGCCGATCTGGAGACAGCCGGGATCGCGGTCGATCAGGATCGGCTCACCGAACTGGGATCCCGGTTCTCCGCGCGGGTCAAGCAGGCGGCCGAGGACGCGTACGCCGTGATCGGCAAGGAGATCAACCTCGGTTCGCCGAAACAGCTCCAGACCGTGCTGTTCGACGAGCTGGGCATGCCCAAGACCAAGCGCACTAAGACCGGTTACACCACCGACGCGGAGGCGTTGCAGGGGCTCTACGAGAAGACCGAGCACCCCTTCCTGCGGTACCTGCTGGAGCACCGGGACGCCACCAAGCTCAAGACCACGGTGGAGGGGTTGGACAAGGCGGTGGCTTCCGACGGTCGGATCCACACCACGCTGAACCAGATGATCGCCTCCACCGGAAGGTTGTCCTCGACCGAGCCCAACCTGCAGAACATCCCGGTCCGTACCGAGGAGGGGCGCCGCATCCGCGAGGTGTTCGTGGTGGGGCGTGACTACGAGACCCTGCTGACCGCGGACTACAGCCAGATCGAGATGCGGATCATGGCTCACCTCTCCGGTGACGAAGGGCTGATCGAGGCGTTCCGCACCGGCGAGGACCTGCACAACTACGTCGCGGCGCAGGCTTTCGGGGTTCCCATCGACGAGGTCGACCAGGAGCTGCGCCGGCGGGTCAAGGCCATGTCCTACGGCCTGGCCTACGGACTGTCCGCCTACGGGCTGGCCCAGCAGCTGCAGATCTCCAACGAGGAGTCCAAGCAGCAGATGGAGGCCTACTTCGCCCGCTTCGGGCGCGTGCGGGAGTACCTGCACGAGATCGTCGAGCGCGCGCGCAAGGAGGGCTACACCGCCACGATCCTGGGGCGGCGCCGGTATCTTCCGGACCTGACCAGCGACAATCGGCAGCGTCGCGAGATGGCCGAGCGCATGGCCCTCAACGCTCCCATCCAGGGCAGCGCGGCCGACATCATCAAGGTGGCGATGCTCGGAGTGCACCGCGCGTTGGCGGCGGAGGGACTGGCCTCCCGCATGCTGCTGCAGGTGCACGACGAGCTGATCATCGAGGTGGCCGAGGGCGAGACCGAGGCGGTTCGGCGTGTGGTGCGGGAACAGATGACCTCGGCCGCCGAACTCGACGTTCCGCTGGAGGTCTCGGTCGGTACCGGTGTCTCCTGGGACGCGGCCGCCCACTGA
- a CDS encoding GNAT superfamily N-acetyltransferase (product_source=COG0454; cath_funfam=3.40.630.30; cog=COG0454; pfam=PF13508; superfamily=55729): protein MTSAQELLEIQQARFRRLDPALPEAYPLPRGGEPVMARLRGGEPVAGLTAHTTQPPGSLASLWSTTETYELFPLLGDAPGEGMDALLHALRRQLGELGAPEHDSSCLVTWPSGDVAATRALLDHGFVPLSCLAIRTPVATVDTKLSGTVKMRRAEPADVDSVVELAMAELEYAALVGASVPRSGAAGLKRDAVSVRLRTKSGPRGIRRADGAPSGDPVWLAERDGNPVGLAECGWVDADNHHSGHRLGNGLWGYVNCLSVREEERGTGIGRELMSLVHDDFAAAGAVGSYLYYNPANPLSPVFWHRRGYRPLWTLWEIRPATALR from the coding sequence GTGACCAGCGCTCAGGAACTACTGGAAATTCAGCAGGCGAGGTTTCGCCGGTTGGATCCGGCACTGCCGGAGGCCTACCCGCTACCACGCGGCGGTGAACCGGTGATGGCCCGGTTGCGCGGTGGTGAACCGGTGGCGGGACTGACAGCACACACCACCCAGCCACCGGGCTCGCTGGCGAGCCTGTGGTCGACCACCGAGACCTACGAGCTGTTCCCACTGCTGGGCGATGCTCCGGGGGAGGGCATGGACGCACTGCTGCACGCGCTGCGACGGCAACTCGGCGAGCTGGGGGCACCGGAGCACGACTCCTCCTGCCTGGTCACCTGGCCCAGCGGGGACGTGGCGGCGACTCGCGCCCTGCTGGATCACGGCTTCGTCCCCTTGTCGTGCCTCGCGATACGAACGCCCGTGGCTACAGTAGATACGAAACTGTCTGGTACCGTAAAAATGCGCCGGGCGGAGCCTGCCGACGTGGACAGTGTGGTGGAGCTGGCGATGGCCGAACTCGAATACGCCGCCCTCGTCGGCGCCTCCGTTCCGCGCTCCGGCGCGGCCGGACTCAAGCGCGACGCCGTGTCGGTCCGACTGCGCACGAAGAGCGGACCACGCGGGATTCGCCGCGCGGACGGCGCGCCGTCCGGCGACCCGGTCTGGTTGGCCGAACGGGACGGAAACCCGGTCGGACTGGCCGAGTGCGGCTGGGTCGACGCGGACAACCATCACAGTGGACACCGGCTCGGCAACGGGCTCTGGGGTTACGTCAACTGCCTCTCGGTACGCGAGGAGGAGCGGGGCACCGGCATCGGGCGAGAACTGATGTCGTTGGTCCACGACGACTTCGCCGCCGCGGGTGCGGTGGGCAGCTATCTCTACTACAACCCGGCGAATCCGTTGTCCCCGGTGTTCTGGCACCGCAGGGGCTATCGCCCGCTGTGGACACTCTGGGAGATCAGACCGGCAACCGCGCTTCGCTGA
- a CDS encoding catechol 2,3-dioxygenase-like lactoylglutathione lyase family enzyme (product_source=COG0346; cath_funfam=3.10.180.10; cog=COG0346; pfam=PF00903; superfamily=54593): MINVDRLDHLVLTVADVDRALDFYENILGMEPVKFQEERRAVRFGQQTIKLHAASELVEPTATHPVPGSANLCLVTGDALGDVQEHLRANDVRIEAGPVVRTGTNGPITSLYLRDPDGNLIEVARYDDPSQRSEQ; the protein is encoded by the coding sequence ATGATCAACGTCGACAGACTGGACCACCTGGTACTTACCGTGGCCGATGTCGATCGTGCGTTGGACTTCTACGAGAACATTCTCGGTATGGAGCCCGTGAAGTTCCAGGAGGAACGGCGCGCGGTGCGTTTCGGACAGCAGACCATCAAACTGCACGCCGCCAGTGAACTGGTGGAGCCCACGGCCACCCACCCGGTTCCCGGGTCGGCGAATCTGTGCCTGGTGACCGGCGACGCGCTCGGTGACGTCCAGGAGCACCTGCGGGCCAACGACGTGCGGATCGAGGCCGGGCCCGTGGTCCGCACCGGCACCAACGGCCCCATCACCTCGTTGTACCTGCGCGATCCGGACGGCAACCTGATCGAGGTCGCCCGTTACGACGATCCCTCGCAGCGCTCCGAGCAGTGA
- a CDS encoding hypothetical protein (product_source=Hypo-rule applied; cath_funfam=3.40.50.300; smart=SM00382; superfamily=52540), whose product MEILAAGAGVTGPHGTLLEPTSIRASSGELLLVSGPPRSGRTALALLLAGRLRPDSGTVLRNGRRAPAELRETVAVVDAPGVTEPEGSVQLRDVVAEGLGIAGRRFGGRAVRDWLAERGLRQQAGLRFERITPHCRTRLLLDLAREARGVEALVLDCPDRHGGEAVRWYSAAQEAASQGYAVVALCSPHTATELNHLPARIGTDNDEPASPPRTEPSADSAPPADSGSF is encoded by the coding sequence GTGGAAATCCTCGCAGCGGGCGCCGGAGTCACCGGGCCACACGGGACACTGCTCGAACCGACCTCCATACGGGCATCGTCGGGAGAACTGCTGCTGGTGTCAGGACCGCCGAGATCCGGGCGCACCGCACTGGCCCTGCTGCTCGCGGGCAGACTCCGCCCCGACTCGGGAACCGTGCTCCGGAACGGGCGCCGGGCCCCCGCCGAGCTGCGCGAAACCGTGGCCGTCGTCGACGCGCCCGGTGTCACCGAGCCGGAAGGCAGTGTCCAGCTGCGCGATGTGGTCGCCGAAGGTCTCGGGATAGCCGGACGGCGCTTCGGCGGACGGGCGGTACGCGACTGGCTCGCGGAACGCGGTCTGCGGCAGCAGGCCGGCCTGAGATTCGAACGGATCACCCCGCACTGCCGCACGCGGCTGCTGCTGGACCTGGCTCGCGAGGCTCGTGGCGTCGAGGCACTCGTGCTCGACTGCCCGGACCGGCACGGCGGCGAGGCGGTCCGCTGGTACAGCGCCGCGCAGGAGGCCGCCTCCCAGGGATACGCCGTCGTCGCGCTGTGCTCACCGCACACCGCCACCGAGCTCAACCACCTCCCCGCGCGTATCGGCACGGACAACGACGAGCCGGCGTCACCGCCGCGAACCGAACCGTCCGCCGATTCAGCCCCGCCCGCCGACTCCGGCTCGTTTTGA
- a CDS encoding SAM-dependent methyltransferase (product_source=COG0500; cath_funfam=3.40.50.150; cog=COG0500; pfam=PF13649; smart=SM00508; superfamily=53335) produces MTNPAPDPTGQAAESQHSNAERILGTIGVANRAAGATESRSASRMWWDADADDYQAEHGPFLGDAEFVWCPERLREREARLLGDVDGSHVLEVGCGAASCSRWLAARGARPVGLDISGGMLGHALAGNERSGIHVPVVQASADMLPFASDSFDIACSAFGGVPFVADSGAVMREVARTLRPGGLWVFAVTHPIRWVFPDDPGPDGLTAVGSYFDRSPYVEINGTGRATYVEHHRTLGDYITQLDDAGFRLRGLVEPEWPDDLTETWGQWSPLRGRTLPGTAIFRCELAA; encoded by the coding sequence GTGACCAATCCCGCACCCGATCCGACGGGGCAGGCGGCGGAGTCCCAGCACAGCAACGCCGAGAGGATTCTCGGGACGATCGGGGTGGCCAACCGCGCGGCCGGAGCTACGGAGTCCCGTTCGGCGAGCAGAATGTGGTGGGACGCCGACGCGGACGACTACCAGGCCGAACACGGTCCGTTCCTGGGCGACGCGGAGTTCGTGTGGTGCCCGGAACGACTCAGGGAACGCGAGGCGCGCCTCCTCGGCGACGTCGATGGTTCGCACGTACTGGAGGTCGGCTGCGGAGCGGCGTCCTGCTCCCGCTGGTTGGCCGCCCGGGGAGCACGACCGGTGGGGCTCGACATCTCCGGCGGGATGCTCGGGCACGCCCTAGCGGGCAACGAGCGCAGCGGGATCCACGTCCCGGTGGTGCAGGCCAGCGCCGACATGCTGCCCTTCGCGTCCGACTCGTTCGACATCGCCTGCTCCGCGTTCGGCGGCGTGCCGTTCGTGGCGGATTCGGGAGCCGTCATGCGTGAGGTGGCGCGCACGCTGCGCCCCGGGGGGCTGTGGGTGTTCGCGGTGACGCACCCGATTCGCTGGGTGTTCCCGGACGACCCAGGCCCGGACGGGCTCACCGCCGTCGGCTCCTACTTCGACCGCAGCCCCTACGTGGAGATAAACGGCACCGGCAGGGCCACCTATGTCGAGCACCACCGAACCCTGGGCGACTACATCACCCAGCTCGACGACGCGGGGTTCCGGCTCCGCGGCCTCGTCGAACCGGAATGGCCCGACGATCTCACCGAGACCTGGGGACAGTGGAGTCCGCTGCGCGGCAGAACCCTGCCCGGAACCGCGATCTTTCGGTGCGAGCTCGCGGCATGA
- a CDS encoding putative membrane protein (product_source=KO:K01421; cath_funfam=1.10.287.950; cog=COG1511; ko=KO:K01421; pfam=PF12698; smart=SM00283; superfamily=58104; tigrfam=TIGR03057,TIGR03061,TIGR03062; transmembrane_helix_parts=Inside_1_21,TMhelix_22_41,Outside_42_494,TMhelix_495_517,Inside_518_529,TMhelix_530_552,Outside_553_566,TMhelix_567_589,Inside_590_593,TMhelix_594_616,Outside_617_647,TMhelix_648_670,Inside_671_687) — translation MTTFRLARTELRRLTSGKLPKLALVAVTLVPLLYGAMYIYANLDPYERLSAVPAAVVIDDEGAETEDGSELNAGEKVYDRLVDSGDFDWHRVDERRATTGVSEGSYTFALVIPEDFSRALRSPSDFDPRQARLRLVTNDANNYLVGTIADRVATRIRESVAADAGSDAAHQLLLGLSTVHDRTARAANGAGDLADGAGDLDTGLENARQGAEKLSTGTHELLTSQRKLTDGAATLEEGAGRISAGSQRLADGADELREKTADLPDKSEELADGAERVAEGNSELAATAERLGGVSQHIVDELDGANEKIADRLRALGLDEQEIERITATLDELNQPLDETNSQVQQRVSRVNELADGAERVASGARRLADTTPELTNGIEKLDEGSQRVTDGASELDRGLGELVDNQRRAVSGTEELAGGADDLAAGTSRLANGSTELATGSNELADRLSSGVDEIPNPDSGARQATAETIGDPVKVSERAQTSAGSYGAGLAPYFMGLALWIGGFVLFLLLRPLSNRALAGGVAPWRVALGGWLPAAIVGTVQAVLLYGVVRFGVGIEPARPVATLALLVLTSLAFTAVVHSLNAAFGPRGKFLALVFLVLQLVSAGGTFPWQTTPALLHPLHHVLPLSYVVDGLRQLLYGGSPDNAAHAALVLGSYLVGGLLLSTAAAARQRVWTAKRLRPELAL, via the coding sequence ATGACCACGTTCCGGCTGGCTCGGACCGAGCTCCGTCGACTGACCTCCGGCAAATTACCCAAACTCGCCCTGGTAGCGGTCACGCTCGTACCGCTGCTGTACGGCGCGATGTACATCTACGCCAATCTCGACCCCTACGAACGCCTGTCCGCCGTCCCCGCCGCCGTCGTGATCGACGACGAAGGGGCCGAAACGGAGGACGGCAGCGAACTCAACGCCGGCGAGAAGGTCTACGACCGCCTCGTCGATTCCGGGGACTTCGACTGGCACCGGGTCGATGAGCGACGGGCGACCACCGGTGTCTCGGAGGGGAGCTACACGTTCGCACTGGTGATTCCGGAGGACTTCTCGCGTGCACTGCGGTCGCCGAGCGATTTCGACCCCAGGCAGGCCCGGCTGCGGCTGGTGACCAACGACGCGAACAACTATCTGGTGGGCACCATCGCCGACCGCGTGGCCACCAGGATCCGTGAGTCGGTGGCCGCAGATGCGGGCAGTGACGCGGCACACCAACTGCTGCTCGGGCTGAGCACGGTGCACGACCGAACAGCACGGGCGGCCAACGGGGCGGGAGATCTCGCCGACGGAGCGGGCGATCTCGACACCGGATTGGAGAACGCCAGGCAGGGCGCCGAGAAACTGTCGACGGGCACCCACGAGCTGCTCACCTCGCAACGGAAGTTGACCGACGGCGCCGCGACGCTGGAGGAGGGCGCGGGCCGGATCTCCGCGGGCAGTCAGCGGCTCGCAGACGGAGCGGACGAACTGCGCGAGAAGACCGCGGATCTTCCCGACAAGAGCGAGGAACTCGCCGACGGTGCCGAGCGGGTCGCGGAGGGCAACTCCGAACTGGCCGCCACGGCCGAACGACTCGGCGGCGTCTCGCAACACATCGTCGACGAGCTGGACGGGGCCAACGAGAAGATCGCGGACCGCCTGCGGGCGCTGGGTCTCGACGAACAGGAGATCGAGCGGATCACCGCCACGCTGGACGAACTGAACCAACCGCTCGACGAGACCAACAGTCAGGTGCAACAGCGGGTTTCCCGGGTGAACGAACTCGCCGACGGTGCCGAGCGGGTGGCGAGCGGGGCTCGCCGACTGGCCGACACCACCCCGGAACTGACCAACGGCATCGAGAAGCTCGACGAGGGCTCACAGCGTGTCACCGACGGGGCGAGCGAACTCGACCGAGGGCTGGGCGAACTCGTGGACAACCAGCGGCGTGCGGTCTCCGGAACGGAGGAGCTGGCCGGAGGCGCCGACGACCTGGCGGCGGGGACGAGCAGGCTGGCCAACGGTTCGACGGAACTGGCGACGGGGTCGAACGAACTCGCCGACAGGTTGTCGAGCGGGGTGGACGAGATCCCGAACCCGGACAGCGGAGCACGGCAGGCCACGGCCGAAACCATCGGGGACCCGGTCAAGGTGAGCGAACGGGCGCAGACCAGTGCGGGCAGCTACGGCGCCGGGCTCGCGCCGTACTTCATGGGGCTGGCGCTGTGGATCGGCGGTTTCGTGCTGTTCCTGCTGCTGCGGCCGCTGTCCAACCGGGCACTGGCCGGAGGGGTCGCCCCGTGGCGCGTCGCGCTCGGCGGCTGGCTACCCGCGGCGATCGTGGGAACCGTGCAGGCCGTACTGCTCTACGGGGTCGTGCGGTTCGGGGTCGGGATAGAGCCGGCCAGGCCGGTGGCGACGCTGGCGTTGCTGGTGCTGACCTCGCTGGCGTTCACCGCCGTGGTGCACTCGCTCAACGCGGCCTTCGGACCACGCGGCAAATTCCTGGCGCTGGTGTTCCTGGTGCTGCAGCTGGTCAGCGCCGGTGGAACCTTCCCGTGGCAGACGACACCGGCACTGCTCCATCCACTGCACCACGTACTGCCGCTGAGCTACGTCGTGGACGGCCTGCGGCAGCTGCTCTACGGCGGCTCGCCGGACAACGCGGCACACGCTGCACTGGTACTGGGCAGTTACCTGGTCGGGGGGCTGCTGCTGAGCACGGCGGCAGCGGCACGCCAGCGGGTGTGGACCGCGAAACGGCTTCGTCCGGAGCTCGCCCTGTGA
- a CDS encoding small subunit ribosomal protein S1 (product_source=KO:K02945; cath_funfam=2.40.50.140; cog=COG0539; ko=KO:K02945; pfam=PF00575; smart=SM00316; superfamily=50249; tigrfam=TIGR00717) encodes MSTDTTTVPTAAATKPQVAVNDVGTEEDFLAAVDQTIKYFNDGDIVEGTIVKVDKDEVLLDIGYKTEGVIPSRELSIKHDVDPAEVVAVGDFVEALVLQKEDKEGRLILSKKRAQYERAWGTIEDLKEKDEPVRGSVIEVVKGGLILDIGLRGFLPASLVEMRRVRDLQPYVGRELEAKIIELDKNRNNVVLSRRAWLEQTQSAVRSEFLNQLQNGQVRKGVVSSIVNFGAFVDLGGVDGLVHVSELSWKHIDHPSEVVEVGQEVTVEVLDVDMDRERVSLSLKATQEDPWRQFARTHAIGQIVPGKVTKLVPFGAFVRVDEGIEGLVHISELAERHVDIPEQVAQVGDEVMVKVIDIDLERRRISLSLKQANEGFTPDSDFDPTQYGMAAEYDNDGNYIYPEGFDPETQEWREGYETQREEWERQYAEALERYEAHMRQVAKAAEADAAAAAAGGEEEQQQQEGNYTSAAPAEEEEQEPSAMASDAQLAALREKLSGGA; translated from the coding sequence ATGTCCACCGACACCACCACCGTCCCGACTGCAGCCGCCACCAAGCCGCAGGTCGCAGTGAACGACGTCGGGACGGAGGAGGACTTCCTCGCCGCCGTCGACCAGACCATCAAGTACTTCAACGATGGCGACATCGTCGAAGGCACTATCGTCAAGGTCGACAAGGACGAGGTCCTGCTCGACATCGGCTACAAGACCGAGGGGGTCATCCCTTCCCGGGAGCTCTCCATCAAGCACGATGTCGACCCCGCCGAGGTCGTGGCCGTCGGCGACTTTGTCGAGGCTCTTGTCCTGCAGAAGGAGGACAAGGAAGGCCGTCTGATCCTGTCCAAGAAGCGCGCGCAGTACGAACGTGCCTGGGGCACCATCGAGGACCTCAAGGAGAAGGACGAGCCCGTGCGCGGCTCCGTCATCGAGGTCGTCAAGGGTGGTCTCATCCTCGACATCGGCCTGCGTGGTTTCCTTCCCGCCTCGTTGGTGGAGATGCGGCGCGTCCGCGATCTGCAGCCCTATGTGGGCCGGGAGCTCGAAGCCAAGATCATCGAGCTGGACAAGAACCGCAACAACGTCGTGCTGTCCCGCCGTGCCTGGCTGGAGCAGACCCAGTCGGCCGTGCGCAGTGAGTTCCTCAACCAGCTGCAGAACGGCCAGGTCCGCAAGGGCGTCGTTTCCTCCATCGTCAACTTCGGTGCGTTCGTCGATCTGGGTGGGGTCGACGGACTGGTGCACGTCTCGGAGCTCTCCTGGAAGCACATCGATCACCCGAGCGAGGTGGTCGAGGTCGGCCAGGAGGTCACCGTCGAGGTGCTCGACGTGGACATGGACCGGGAGCGGGTCTCGCTGTCGCTGAAGGCGACGCAGGAGGACCCCTGGCGTCAGTTCGCCCGTACGCACGCGATCGGTCAGATCGTGCCGGGCAAGGTCACCAAGCTCGTGCCGTTCGGTGCTTTCGTCCGCGTGGACGAGGGCATCGAGGGTCTGGTCCACATCTCCGAGCTGGCCGAGCGCCACGTGGACATTCCCGAGCAGGTCGCGCAGGTCGGTGACGAGGTCATGGTCAAGGTCATCGACATCGATCTGGAGCGCAGGCGCATCTCGCTGTCGCTGAAGCAGGCCAACGAGGGCTTCACACCGGACTCGGACTTCGACCCGACGCAGTACGGCATGGCCGCCGAGTACGACAACGACGGCAACTACATCTACCCCGAGGGCTTCGACCCGGAGACCCAGGAGTGGCGCGAAGGCTACGAGACCCAGCGCGAGGAGTGGGAGCGGCAGTACGCCGAGGCCCTCGAGCGCTACGAGGCTCACATGCGCCAGGTCGCCAAGGCCGCCGAGGCCGACGCCGCCGCGGCTGCCGCCGGTGGCGAGGAGGAACAGCAGCAGCAGGAGGGCAACTACACCTCCGCCGCTCCCGCCGAGGAGGAAGAGCAGGAGCCGAGTGCGATGGCCAGTGACGCTCAGCTGGCCGCTCTCCGCGAGAAGCTCTCCGGTGGCGCGTGA